AGAGAGAGAGAGAGAGAGAGAGAGAGAGCCGTTATTTGATAATGGTTATCAAAAATTAACACTTCTTTCAAAACCTTCTTTTCTTTCTAAACTTTCAAAACACAATAGTTTAAGCTATCTTTTTATAGCTTTATTTTTAGTAACATTAATTTTTCCAGATTCTGTTCTTGCAGCAGGTGGAATGGAAAAAGCAAAATCACTACTTGAAAAAGTAGCTGAATGGCTCCGATATGTTTCAATCGCTACAGTTACGATCGCTATTTT
Above is a genomic segment from Campylobacter ureolyticus ACS-301-V-Sch3b containing:
- a CDS encoding TrbC/VirB2 family protein; this encodes EREREREREPLFDNGYQKLTLLSKPSFLSKLSKHNSLSYLFIALFLVTLIFPDSVLAAGGMEKAKSLLEKVAEWLRYVSIATVTIAILVVGYKVLFGGRTIQECTPIIIGALIIASASEVAQLLMS